From Gammaproteobacteria bacterium, the proteins below share one genomic window:
- a CDS encoding diheme cytochrome c yields the protein MMKKWTVLLMVAVIGLGINSSAFAEDESFFDWLFSLEPRNEVKPMHNELYNEECSDCHFPYQAGLLPEASWYKLFEPAALEDHFGDNAELDDETRLELLTALIADSADKSHYKRSKKIIASLGESEAPLRITDVPYIKRKHHDIPDDLIAGNEKVKSLSFCDACHQKADEGIYDDDTVAIPGHGNWTW from the coding sequence ATGATGAAAAAATGGACAGTATTGTTAATGGTGGCGGTGATTGGGCTGGGTATAAATAGCAGTGCTTTTGCGGAGGATGAAAGCTTCTTCGATTGGTTGTTTTCGCTGGAGCCACGTAATGAAGTCAAGCCGATGCATAACGAGTTGTATAACGAAGAGTGCAGCGATTGTCACTTCCCCTACCAAGCGGGATTGTTGCCGGAGGCATCATGGTACAAGCTGTTTGAGCCAGCCGCGCTAGAGGATCATTTTGGTGACAATGCCGAGCTGGATGATGAGACGAGGCTTGAGCTGTTAACGGCTTTGATTGCAGATTCAGCCGACAAGTCTCACTACAAACGATCTAAAAAAATCATCGCTTCACTGGGTGAAAGTGAAGCGCCACTGCGTATTACCGATGTCCCTTACATCAAGCGTAAACACCATGATATTCCAGATGATCTTATCGCTGGCAATGAGAAAGTGAAGTCGCTAAGCTTCTGTGATGCTTGTCATCAAAAAGCCGATGAGGGAATCTATGATGATGATACGGTGGCTATTCCTGGGCATGGCAACTGGACCTGGTAG
- a CDS encoding DUF1924 domain-containing protein, with the protein MSKLTLFIIALLLSPVAAAVTPIEQRMADYNPDGDLIFDAKRGEALWHQQRMVEGKQRDCNTCHGKDLTQAGKHVKTGKVIEPMAYSANKERFTKLKKVKKWFKRNCKWTYGRECTTQEKGDLLKYLSQY; encoded by the coding sequence ATGAGCAAGCTAACACTGTTTATTATTGCGCTATTACTTTCACCCGTGGCCGCAGCCGTTACACCTATCGAACAGCGCATGGCGGATTATAACCCGGATGGTGATTTAATTTTTGATGCAAAACGTGGTGAAGCGCTATGGCATCAGCAACGTATGGTTGAAGGTAAGCAACGTGATTGCAATACCTGCCACGGTAAAGATCTGACGCAAGCAGGCAAACACGTCAAAACAGGAAAAGTGATTGAGCCGATGGCCTATTCAGCTAATAAAGAGCGCTTTACTAAGCTGAAAAAAGTTAAAAAGTGGTTTAAACGCAATTGTAAATGGACTTATGGACGCGAGTGCACCACACAGGAAAAGGGTGATCTGCTTAAATATTTATCTCAATACTAA
- a CDS encoding cytochrome b/b6 domain-containing protein, with the protein MAEHSTTQIKVWDGLVRGFHWLVLLSFVAAYLTSQFGMQQTHILIGYLIALLLVVRIAWGFVGSQHARFADFIATPTEVWRYLKASFRNDPPHYLGHNPAGGWMVLVLMGALLLMAISGVILVAVIEFEGPLLSLLSGMSDQWAYRFSALHEWVLDLLWLLIVGHLLGVVVASIQHKENLPHAMVTGYKTINKGEGKQ; encoded by the coding sequence GCTGGTGTTGCTCAGCTTTGTAGCGGCTTACCTGACAAGTCAGTTTGGAATGCAGCAGACGCATATTCTAATTGGTTACCTGATTGCTCTGTTATTGGTTGTGCGCATCGCCTGGGGTTTTGTGGGTAGCCAGCATGCGCGTTTTGCCGATTTTATTGCAACACCTACTGAAGTTTGGCGCTATCTGAAAGCCAGTTTCAGAAATGATCCACCGCACTACCTTGGTCACAACCCGGCAGGGGGGTGGATGGTACTGGTACTGATGGGCGCGCTATTACTGATGGCGATAAGTGGCGTGATTCTTGTTGCGGTAATTGAATTTGAAGGGCCACTGCTTAGCTTGTTGTCGGGTATGAGTGATCAATGGGCGTATCGCTTTTCAGCATTACATGAGTGGGTGTTGGATCTGTTGTGGTTACTGATTGTGGGGCATCTGCTTGGTGTAGTGGTGGCCTCTATTCAGCATAAAGAGAATCTCCCGCATGCCATGGTCACGGGCTATAAAACGATAAATAAAGGTGAAGGAAAGCAATGA